The Mycolicibacterium flavescens genome has a segment encoding these proteins:
- the perR gene encoding Fe2+/Zn2+ uptake regulation protein encodes MSPTPDYADRLRAADLRVTRPRLAVLEAVYGNPHADTESIFGAVRRALPDVSRQAVYDVLAALTTAGLVRKIQPSGSVARYESRVGDNHHHVVCRSCGVIADIDCAVGEAPCLTPFDPKGALDGFVLDEAEVIYWGLCPECLVSQVSRSQP; translated from the coding sequence GTGTCCCCCACGCCTGACTACGCGGATCGGCTACGCGCCGCCGATCTTCGCGTGACCCGCCCGCGGCTTGCGGTGCTGGAGGCGGTCTACGGCAACCCCCACGCCGATACGGAGTCGATCTTCGGCGCAGTGCGTCGCGCCCTCCCCGACGTCTCCCGGCAGGCCGTCTACGACGTGCTCGCCGCGCTCACCACCGCGGGGCTGGTGCGCAAGATCCAGCCCTCCGGGTCAGTCGCCCGCTACGAGTCGCGTGTCGGCGACAACCACCATCACGTCGTATGCCGGTCGTGTGGCGTCATCGCCGACATCGACTGCGCCGTCGGCGAAGCGCCCTGTCTGACGCCGTTTGACCCGAAGGGCGCGTTGGACGGCTTCGTGCTCGACGAGGCCGAGGTCATCTACTGGGGCTTGTGCCCAGAGTGCTTGGTATCGCAGGTTTCCCGATCACAACCGTGA
- the katG2 gene encoding catalase/peroxidase HPI: MSSDTSDARPPHDDSKTASHSESENPAIDSPKPKSHAPLTNRDWWPNQVDVSVLHKQNEKGNPLGQDFNYAEEFKKLDLEAFKADVHKLITTSQDWWPADYGSYAGLFIRMSWHAAGTYRIFDGRGGAGQGAQRFAPLNSWPDNANLDKARRLLWPIKQKYGNKISWADLIAYAGNAALEVSGFKTKGFAFGREDIWEPEEMLWGQEDTWLGTDERYGGTNDSDRKLAEPFGATTMGLIYVNPEGPEGKPDPLAAAHDIRETFGRMAMNDEETAALIVGGHTLGKTHGAGDGDLVGPEPEGAPIEQQGLGWKCAFASGKGSDTITSGLEVVWTPTPTEWGNGYLQTLYGYEYELTKSPGGAWQFEAKDAEAIIPDPFGGPPRKPTMLVTDISMREDPIYGAITRRWLEHPEEMDEAFAKAWFKLMHRDMGPVSRYLGPWIPEQEIWQDPVPAVDHELVDEQDIAQLKSKLLDSGLTVQQLIKTAWSSASSFRGTDKRGGANGARIRLEPQKDWEANEPAELAQVLPVLERIQQEFNSSATGGKKISLADIIVLGGSAAVEKAARDGGFEINVHFAPGRTDATQEDTDVESFAVLEPRADGFRNFARAGEKAPLEQLLVERAYMLDLTAPEFAVLIGGLRVLNVNHGGSKHGVFTDKPGVLSNDFFTNLLDMSTEWKSGAAENVYEGVDRATGQLKWTATVNDLVFGSNSVLRGIAEVYAQEDSKDKFVEDFVAAWVKVMNNDRFDLD; the protein is encoded by the coding sequence GTGTCATCTGATACGTCCGACGCTCGCCCGCCTCATGATGATTCCAAGACAGCCAGCCACAGCGAGAGCGAGAACCCGGCTATCGATTCGCCGAAGCCGAAGTCGCACGCTCCTCTGACGAACCGGGACTGGTGGCCCAACCAGGTCGACGTGTCGGTGCTGCACAAGCAGAACGAGAAGGGCAACCCGCTCGGCCAGGACTTCAACTACGCCGAGGAATTCAAAAAGCTCGACCTCGAGGCGTTCAAGGCCGACGTCCACAAGCTGATCACCACCTCGCAGGACTGGTGGCCCGCCGACTACGGCAGCTACGCGGGCTTGTTCATCCGCATGAGCTGGCACGCCGCAGGCACCTACCGCATCTTCGACGGCCGCGGCGGCGCGGGCCAGGGTGCCCAGCGTTTCGCCCCGCTCAACAGCTGGCCGGACAACGCGAATCTGGACAAGGCGCGCCGTCTGCTGTGGCCGATCAAGCAGAAGTACGGCAACAAGATCTCCTGGGCCGACCTCATCGCGTACGCCGGAAACGCCGCACTCGAAGTGTCGGGCTTCAAGACCAAGGGCTTCGCGTTCGGTCGCGAGGACATCTGGGAGCCCGAGGAGATGCTGTGGGGCCAGGAGGACACCTGGCTGGGCACCGACGAGCGCTACGGCGGCACCAACGACAGCGATCGCAAGCTGGCTGAGCCATTCGGTGCGACCACCATGGGCCTGATCTACGTCAACCCGGAAGGCCCTGAGGGCAAGCCGGATCCGCTGGCGGCTGCGCACGACATCCGCGAGACGTTCGGCCGGATGGCGATGAACGACGAGGAGACCGCGGCGCTGATCGTCGGTGGCCACACTCTGGGTAAGACGCACGGCGCCGGCGACGGCGACCTGGTCGGACCCGAGCCGGAGGGCGCCCCCATCGAGCAGCAGGGGCTGGGTTGGAAATGTGCGTTCGCCTCCGGTAAGGGCAGTGACACCATCACCAGCGGCCTCGAGGTCGTGTGGACGCCGACCCCCACGGAGTGGGGCAACGGCTACCTGCAGACCCTGTACGGCTACGAGTACGAGTTGACCAAGAGTCCCGGCGGCGCTTGGCAATTCGAGGCCAAGGACGCTGAGGCGATCATTCCCGATCCGTTCGGGGGCCCGCCGCGTAAGCCGACGATGCTCGTCACCGACATCTCGATGCGGGAAGATCCGATCTACGGCGCGATCACCCGCCGTTGGCTGGAACATCCCGAGGAGATGGACGAGGCCTTCGCCAAGGCGTGGTTCAAGCTGATGCACCGCGACATGGGTCCCGTGAGCCGCTACCTCGGGCCCTGGATTCCCGAGCAGGAGATCTGGCAGGACCCGGTGCCCGCGGTGGACCACGAGCTGGTCGACGAACAGGACATCGCCCAGCTCAAGAGCAAGCTGCTCGACTCGGGCCTGACCGTGCAACAGCTGATCAAGACCGCATGGTCGTCGGCGTCGAGCTTCCGTGGCACGGACAAGCGCGGCGGCGCGAACGGCGCGCGGATTCGCCTTGAGCCGCAGAAGGACTGGGAGGCGAACGAGCCCGCCGAGTTGGCGCAGGTGCTTCCGGTGCTCGAGCGCATCCAGCAGGAGTTCAACAGCTCGGCGACCGGCGGCAAAAAGATCTCGCTGGCCGACATCATCGTGCTGGGCGGCTCGGCTGCGGTCGAGAAGGCTGCGCGTGACGGCGGTTTCGAGATCAACGTGCACTTCGCGCCGGGGCGCACCGACGCCACGCAGGAGGACACCGACGTGGAGTCCTTCGCGGTGCTCGAACCGCGGGCGGACGGCTTCCGTAACTTCGCGCGGGCGGGTGAGAAGGCTCCGCTGGAGCAGCTGCTGGTCGAGCGGGCCTACATGCTCGACCTGACCGCTCCAGAGTTCGCGGTGCTGATCGGTGGTCTGCGGGTGCTGAACGTCAACCACGGCGGCAGCAAGCACGGCGTGTTCACCGACAAGCCGGGTGTGCTGAGCAACGACTTCTTCACGAACCTGCTCGACATGAGCACCGAGTGGAAGTCGGGTGCGGCGGAGAACGTCTACGAGGGTGTGGACCGCGCGACGGGACAGCTCAAATGGACGGCCACCGTCAACGACCTGGTGTTCGGCTCGAACTCGGTGCTGCGCGGCATCGCCGAGGTCTACGCCCAGGAAGACAGCAAGGACAAGTTCGTCGAGGACTTCGTCGCTGCCTGGGTGAAGGTCATGAACAACGATCGCTTCGACTTGGATTAA
- the guaA_2 gene encoding GMP synthase — translation MRRPAGSSGSRGVAHPAPFLLLSIRGEDEAAEDEYRAMMRFAGLDTTGMRRIRLTHEALGHIDLDDWSGIILGGGPYNVSDPADAKSATQRRVESELLDLIGRIVDRDFPFLGCCYGVGTLGTVIGATVDRTHPEPVGGLTVSVTSAGRDDQLFAEVPDVFDAYGGHREGATSLPPGVERLASSPDCPVQAFRVGRHVYATQFHPELDLDGLITRIDVYKDYGYFPPESAEVLKSAVRQWDVRYPQTILRRFVERYSR, via the coding sequence ATGCGGCGCCCCGCGGGCTCATCGGGCTCGCGGGGTGTCGCGCATCCGGCGCCCTTCCTGTTGCTCTCCATCCGCGGTGAGGACGAAGCCGCCGAGGACGAATACCGGGCGATGATGCGGTTCGCCGGTCTCGATACCACCGGCATGCGGCGCATCCGGTTGACGCACGAAGCGCTCGGGCACATCGACCTCGACGACTGGTCCGGAATCATCCTCGGCGGCGGGCCCTATAACGTCAGCGATCCCGCCGATGCGAAGTCGGCGACGCAGCGGCGGGTCGAGTCGGAGTTACTGGACCTCATCGGGCGCATCGTCGACCGGGACTTCCCGTTTCTCGGATGCTGTTACGGCGTCGGCACGCTCGGGACCGTCATCGGGGCCACGGTGGACCGCACACATCCCGAACCGGTCGGCGGGCTCACCGTCAGCGTCACCTCGGCGGGCCGCGACGACCAACTGTTCGCCGAGGTGCCCGACGTCTTCGACGCCTACGGCGGCCATCGGGAAGGCGCGACCTCGCTACCGCCCGGCGTCGAACGCCTCGCATCGTCACCGGATTGCCCGGTCCAAGCGTTCCGGGTGGGGCGTCACGTGTACGCCACGCAGTTCCACCCCGAACTGGACCTCGACGGTCTGATCACCCGGATCGACGTCTACAAGGATTACGGGTACTTCCCGCCGGAATCCGCCGAAGTCTTGAAATCTGCTGTCCGCCAATGGGATGTCCGTTATCCGCAGACCATCCTGCGCCGGTTCGTGGAGCGCTATTCGCGCTGA
- a CDS encoding Phospholipase/Carboxylesterase, whose product MVHSVEYSPSRSADVYGDPAQRTVLMWHGAQTDSRAAMRPLAERVHEHRLSVVLADWNSHADDRGRSDLLASAEFARKHAGDGPLVVVGWSMGGLAAAGLAVHAPEFGVAHTVCLAGAFMVPDPVSGSPLPAELNGVPASFTLLHGARDDVIPSSASREFASTLERNGWPVSCVVLEADHGSIAGATYDPAADRYSPATDPASLSVATDVAARIAAVF is encoded by the coding sequence GTGGTGCACTCCGTCGAGTACTCCCCCAGCCGGTCCGCAGACGTCTACGGCGACCCGGCGCAACGCACCGTCCTGATGTGGCACGGAGCGCAGACCGATTCGCGCGCCGCGATGCGGCCCCTGGCAGAACGGGTGCACGAGCACCGACTGTCGGTTGTGCTGGCCGACTGGAATTCGCACGCCGACGACCGTGGGCGTAGCGACTTGTTGGCGTCGGCCGAATTTGCGCGCAAGCATGCCGGCGACGGGCCGCTGGTAGTCGTCGGCTGGTCGATGGGTGGCCTGGCGGCGGCCGGTCTGGCGGTTCACGCCCCAGAGTTCGGTGTGGCCCACACCGTCTGCCTCGCGGGGGCATTCATGGTCCCCGATCCGGTCAGCGGCTCACCGCTGCCGGCTGAGTTGAACGGTGTTCCTGCGTCGTTCACGCTGTTGCACGGTGCGCGCGACGACGTGATACCGTCCTCGGCCAGCCGGGAGTTCGCCTCGACACTCGAGCGCAACGGCTGGCCCGTCTCGTGCGTCGTGCTGGAGGCCGACCACGGGTCGATCGCCGGCGCGACATACGACCCTGCCGCCGACCGCTACTCACCGGCTACCGATCCGGCATCGCTATCGGTGGCGACGGACGTGGCGGCGCGGATTGCTGCGGTGTTCTGA
- a CDS encoding Zn-dependent hydrolase: MTTSTTQLTRIRDDLWQTRMDSPFPGLTTHAYLWRGPHGNVLFYSPATEADFDAIDALGGVSAQYLSHLDEAGPNLKRIEKRFGRRLHAPEAEIDTIAEHARVDVAVASVRHVDVNGVEVLPTPGHSAGSTSYLVTGVTGERYLFTGDTMFPTASETWATFLVPGRGDAGQLRESVKFLGTVAPDLVISSAFGGETAWMTVDSQQWAECVAQALATVPS, encoded by the coding sequence ATGACTACTTCCACAACGCAGTTGACCCGGATCCGGGACGATCTCTGGCAGACCCGGATGGACTCGCCGTTTCCTGGCCTCACCACGCACGCGTATCTGTGGCGAGGTCCGCATGGCAACGTACTGTTCTACAGCCCCGCCACGGAGGCCGATTTCGACGCGATCGACGCGCTCGGCGGCGTCAGCGCGCAGTATCTGTCGCATCTCGACGAGGCCGGACCGAACCTGAAACGAATCGAGAAGCGGTTCGGTCGACGGCTGCACGCGCCGGAGGCAGAGATCGACACCATCGCCGAGCATGCGCGCGTCGACGTGGCCGTCGCTTCTGTGCGGCACGTAGACGTCAACGGTGTCGAGGTGCTTCCCACGCCGGGCCACTCCGCTGGCAGCACGAGCTATCTCGTCACCGGTGTGACCGGTGAGCGCTATCTGTTCACCGGCGACACCATGTTTCCGACCGCTTCGGAAACGTGGGCGACGTTCCTGGTTCCGGGCCGCGGCGATGCCGGCCAGCTGCGCGAAAGTGTGAAGTTCTTGGGCACTGTTGCCCCGGACCTGGTGATCTCGAGCGCATTCGGTGGCGAGACGGCGTGGATGACCGTCGACTCGCAACAGTGGGCCGAATGCGTGGCGCAAGCGCTGGCGACCGTGCCGTCGTAG
- a CDS encoding CalU12 protein, with protein MKTRPIVPPAEWDSAWQEMLVKEKELMRARDALAAQRRRMPWMAVDKNYTFEGPEGRVNLLDLFDGRRQLIVYRAFIEPGTSNGDWPEHGCVGCSLMADHVPHLAHLNARDTTFVYASRASQPDLEAMKNKMGWRHPWYTILPTKDAVFDVDFGVHDWHGTNVFIRDDENRIYRTYFINERGDEVFVNTWNLLDVTPLGRQEDWEDSPEGCPQDPPYEWWRWHDTYDQRTP; from the coding sequence GTGAAGACACGACCGATAGTTCCCCCAGCAGAATGGGACAGCGCCTGGCAGGAGATGCTCGTCAAAGAGAAGGAACTCATGCGAGCCCGCGACGCCCTGGCCGCCCAGCGCCGACGGATGCCGTGGATGGCCGTCGACAAGAACTACACCTTCGAGGGGCCCGAGGGCAGGGTGAACTTGCTCGATCTGTTCGACGGCCGACGCCAGCTGATCGTCTACCGGGCGTTCATCGAGCCCGGCACCTCCAACGGTGACTGGCCCGAACACGGCTGCGTCGGTTGCTCTTTGATGGCCGACCACGTTCCGCACCTCGCCCACCTGAACGCCCGCGACACCACGTTCGTCTATGCGTCGCGCGCTTCGCAGCCCGACCTGGAGGCCATGAAGAACAAGATGGGTTGGCGACACCCGTGGTACACGATCCTCCCCACCAAGGACGCAGTCTTCGACGTCGACTTCGGCGTCCACGACTGGCACGGCACCAACGTTTTCATCCGCGACGACGAGAACCGTATCTACCGCACGTATTTCATCAACGAGCGCGGGGACGAGGTGTTCGTCAACACGTGGAACCTGCTCGACGTGACGCCGCTCGGCCGGCAGGAGGATTGGGAAGACTCACCCGAGGGCTGTCCGCAGGACCCGCCCTACGAGTGGTGGCGTTGGCACGACACCTACGACCAGCGCACGCCCTAG
- a CDS encoding CalU12 protein yields MTSIPAVADRETWQAAIDALRVREKAHTREGDAIAAARRRLPMVEIDSTTMLVGPGGPVTLLDAFEGRPQLIAYYFMWHAGHPAPAQCEGCTWCASQVTELSYLHSRGITYAVFCQGPYDESRRYRDFMGWEMPWYSAQDSLETLLVGRQKNLMHLVCYLRDGDRVFETYWTTRRGVEAMDFSLALMDLTAYGRQEEWEDSPPGWPIYPLAADRQPMRSNGRPIAHWPRLAAGRSDDLTAR; encoded by the coding sequence ATGACCTCGATCCCTGCGGTCGCGGACCGCGAGACGTGGCAGGCCGCGATCGACGCCTTACGGGTCCGGGAAAAGGCCCATACCCGCGAAGGCGACGCGATCGCCGCGGCCCGCCGGCGTCTGCCGATGGTCGAAATCGACTCCACCACAATGCTCGTCGGCCCGGGAGGGCCGGTCACCTTGCTCGATGCCTTCGAGGGGCGCCCGCAACTGATCGCGTACTACTTCATGTGGCATGCCGGCCACCCGGCACCCGCGCAGTGTGAAGGCTGTACATGGTGCGCCAGCCAGGTCACCGAGCTGTCGTACCTTCACTCTCGGGGCATCACCTACGCAGTGTTCTGCCAGGGCCCCTACGACGAAAGCCGCCGCTACCGCGATTTCATGGGATGGGAGATGCCGTGGTACTCGGCGCAGGACTCTCTCGAGACCCTGCTCGTCGGACGCCAGAAGAATCTCATGCACCTGGTTTGCTATCTGCGCGACGGCGACCGTGTCTTCGAGACCTACTGGACGACCCGCCGCGGCGTCGAAGCCATGGATTTCAGCCTGGCGCTGATGGACCTCACTGCGTACGGACGCCAGGAAGAGTGGGAGGACTCACCACCGGGCTGGCCGATATACCCGCTCGCGGCGGATCGCCAACCTATGCGCAGCAACGGACGACCGATCGCCCACTGGCCGCGACTCGCCGCCGGGCGTTCCGACGACTTAACCGCGAGATGA
- a CDS encoding putative transcriptional regulator gives MDDVFKALADPNRRLLLDSLNDRNGQTLRDLCSGLSMARQSVSKHLAVLESANLITTVWRGREKLHYLNAEPINAIADRWIHQYDRARVQTLADLKTALETHPMSSSEFVYITYIRTTPERLWQAITDPAFSNRYMGHALVSDFKKGSSYVWSDCTGLEITDPEQVILESEPYRRLAFTFHTFVPELVTLGLDQDVVKKAAAERRSKVTFEIEPVEDGQVKLTVVHDEFPPESTVRGLISGGWPWKLANLKSELEAAS, from the coding sequence ATGGACGACGTTTTCAAGGCGCTGGCCGACCCGAATCGGCGCTTGCTTCTCGACAGCCTCAACGACCGCAACGGCCAGACGCTGCGCGATCTGTGCTCGGGTTTGTCGATGGCTCGCCAGTCCGTGAGCAAGCACCTCGCCGTGCTGGAATCCGCCAACCTCATCACCACCGTGTGGCGGGGGCGCGAGAAGTTGCACTACCTCAACGCGGAACCGATCAACGCGATAGCCGACCGCTGGATCCATCAGTACGACCGCGCGCGGGTGCAGACGCTCGCGGACCTCAAGACAGCATTGGAGACCCACCCTATGAGCAGCAGCGAATTCGTCTACATCACCTATATCCGCACCACACCCGAACGCCTGTGGCAGGCCATCACAGACCCGGCCTTCTCCAACCGCTACATGGGTCACGCCTTGGTGTCGGACTTCAAGAAGGGCTCCTCCTATGTATGGTCCGACTGCACCGGGCTGGAGATCACGGATCCGGAGCAGGTGATTCTCGAGTCGGAGCCGTATCGGCGGCTCGCGTTCACCTTTCACACCTTCGTGCCCGAACTGGTGACGCTGGGCCTCGACCAGGACGTCGTGAAAAAGGCGGCGGCCGAGAGGCGGTCGAAGGTCACCTTCGAGATCGAACCCGTCGAGGACGGCCAGGTGAAGCTGACTGTCGTGCACGACGAGTTTCCGCCGGAAAGCACTGTGCGTGGCCTGATCTCCGGCGGATGGCCATGGAAGCTCGCCAACCTCAAGAGTGAACTGGAAGCAGCGTCATGA